A genomic window from Solanum stenotomum isolate F172 chromosome 10, ASM1918654v1, whole genome shotgun sequence includes:
- the LOC125841173 gene encoding vacuolar protein sorting-associated protein 32 homolog 2-like — protein MFTRMFGKPKQETNALATLDKLNETLEMLEKKEKVLLKKAAAEVEKAKEFTRAKNKRAAIQCLKRKRLYEQQIEQLGNFQLRIHDQMIMLEGAKATTETVDALRTGAAAMKAMQKATNIDDVDKTMDEINEQTENMKLIQEALSTPIGSAADFDEDELEAELEELEGAELEEQLLQPATTAPNAPINLPAGRQQVRPAAQKTEEDELAALQAEMAL, from the exons ATGTTTACCCGAATGTTTGGAAAACCTAAACAAGAAACAAATGCTCTAGCTACGCTAGACAAGTTAAACGAG ACTCTTGAGATGCTTGAGAAAAAGGAGAAGGTTTTACTGAAGAAGGCTGCAGCTGAGGTTGAAAAAGCAAAGGAATTTACTAGAGCAAAAAACAAAAGGG ctGCAATACAAtgtttgaaaaggaaaaggctTTATGAGCAGCAAATCGAGCAGCTTGGAAACTTCCAATTGCGTATTCATGATCAG ATGATAATGTTAGAAGGTGCAAAAGCCACAACGGAGACTGTTGATGCTTTAAGAACTGGAGCAGCTGCAATGAAAGCTATGCAAAAGGCAAC GAATATTGACGATGTCGACAAAACAATGGATGAGATCAATGAGCAGACTGAGAATATGAAATTAATTCAGGAAGCATTGTCAACACCAATTGGTTCAGCTGCTGATTTTGATGAA GATGAATTGGAGGCAGAACTTGAAGAACTGGAGGGGGCTGAGTTGGAGGAACAGCTCCTTCAGCCTGCTACAACTGCTCCTAATGCGCCAATTAATCTACCTGCTGGCAGGCAACAAGTGCGTCCTGCTGCTCAGAAGACGGAAGAAGATGAGCTTGCCGCTTTGCAGGCTGAAATGGCTCTTTGA